One Campylobacter concisus DNA window includes the following coding sequences:
- a CDS encoding 3'(2'),5'-bisphosphate nucleotidase CysQ family protein — MSELLNLAIKAAISAGGEIMKFYSSNSQALKVCLKDDSSPLTSADLAANEVILKELSKSGIKICSEESILQDSDKDEFWLVDPLDGTKEFLARNGEFCVCIALIKEARPVLGVIFIPVSKELFYADENGAFKEILGANDEVVARDDLNEKAKSLNNFIFSSRRGETKKVELVRDSLNLEQKCIGSAIKFCRLAELGGIYVRFSPSYLWDNAAGEAVVKFSGGKVLNASDRCEPSYKLADLKSPFYVAFGKNALSLEDEVFKLIEQGR; from the coding sequence ATGAGCGAGCTTTTAAATTTAGCCATCAAGGCAGCCATCAGCGCTGGAGGTGAGATAATGAAATTTTACTCATCTAATAGCCAGGCGCTTAAAGTCTGCCTAAAAGATGACAGCTCGCCGCTAACTAGCGCTGATCTAGCGGCAAATGAGGTGATACTAAAAGAGCTAAGCAAAAGTGGGATAAAGATTTGCTCTGAAGAGAGCATCTTACAAGATAGCGACAAAGACGAGTTTTGGCTAGTTGATCCCCTTGATGGCACGAAAGAATTTTTAGCTAGAAATGGCGAATTTTGCGTTTGTATAGCGCTTATAAAAGAGGCTAGGCCGGTACTTGGCGTCATTTTTATCCCAGTTAGCAAAGAGCTTTTTTACGCTGATGAAAACGGCGCTTTTAAAGAAATTTTAGGTGCTAATGATGAGGTCGTAGCAAGAGATGATCTAAATGAAAAAGCTAAAAGCTTAAATAACTTCATCTTTTCAAGCAGAAGAGGCGAGACGAAGAAGGTTGAACTTGTAAGAGATAGTTTAAATTTAGAGCAAAAATGCATCGGATCTGCCATTAAATTTTGCCGTTTAGCCGAGCTTGGCGGGATATATGTGAGATTTAGCCCTAGCTATCTTTGGGACAACGCTGCAGGCGAGGCGGTAGTGAAATTTAGCGGTGGCAAGGTCTTAAACGCTAGCGACAGATGCGAGCCAAGCTACAAGCTAGCGGATCTAAAAAGCCCATTTTACGTAGCTTTTGGCAAAAATGCTTTGAGCTTAGAGGATGAAGTTTTTAAGCTTATAGAGCAGGGCAGATAA
- a CDS encoding damage-inducible protein produces MKKILALIFCIFLAGCASKPSVKNLNLKSSLNYGGQELAKILEQDDAVAFSSNFREGVFIYISNAKVANYLGVVRAERHAKFSVKELGKNDLLIKSVNDLTQSFDASLERARELKCGTLVIRLKDKFQDLEAANKFLEQNESAFLKMSNEISCK; encoded by the coding sequence ATGAAAAAAATTCTTGCTCTTATATTTTGTATATTTCTAGCAGGTTGTGCTAGCAAGCCAAGCGTGAAAAATCTAAATCTTAAAAGCAGCCTAAACTACGGCGGCCAAGAGCTTGCAAAGATACTTGAGCAAGATGATGCAGTGGCATTTAGCAGCAACTTTCGTGAGGGAGTTTTCATCTATATAAGTAACGCTAAAGTCGCAAACTATCTTGGCGTAGTAAGAGCTGAGAGGCACGCTAAATTTAGCGTAAAAGAGCTAGGTAAAAACGATCTTTTGATAAAAAGCGTAAATGATCTAACGCAAAGCTTTGATGCCAGTTTAGAGCGAGCTAGAGAGCTAAAATGTGGCACTTTAGTGATCAGGCTAAAAGATAAATTTCAAGATTTAGAAGCGGCAAATAAATTTTTAGAGCAAAACGAGAGCGCATTTTTAAAGATGAGCAATGAGATAAGCTGCAAGTAG
- a CDS encoding class I SAM-dependent methyltransferase: MDKNSKIEKSYDELTYKSAAFAQSSPYKLEACATLLGINPPPCKNAKVLEIGCSFGGNLIPFAVNNENARVVGIDLSGEQIRRGKEIVKEIGLQNLELIHGDICEFKSDEKFDYIIAHGVFSWVPDFVKDAILRVVRENLSQNGVAFISYNTYPGWKIKDVVRDLMLLAAKDKDSTEERLKAAKEALLIFKEILLAKDNEIYEKQIPLKVLLFWIDNILSKSDFYVAHEFLEEINDPFYFKDFNAMLAKNDLAYLCEYGLEDLFVPDLGIEHVDNYKDSKFKDRIDLEQFMDILSNKVFRQSLIVHAKAYESVANKQIGPSDVNKIHVVADFVKKDDGWHDKFSLMPQDISWLCEVFYKMYPASINLSQILEILPEDKLMVYSAFVRLLTNSASAMIVKDELKDIEYAPNHSRLKANLTGYIKYFLNHKDNADITFANKFGLTERLDRLDYYIFLLLDGKNTLEEITAKSLKFIKENSIKISDKNGKELKNDKLVAHLKGYIVGTAKIASMLYLLEEI, from the coding sequence ATGGACAAAAATAGCAAGATCGAAAAGTCTTATGACGAGCTAACATATAAATCAGCGGCATTTGCGCAGTCATCACCCTATAAACTAGAGGCTTGCGCCACACTTCTTGGCATCAACCCGCCACCTTGCAAAAACGCAAAAGTTTTGGAGATAGGATGCAGTTTTGGTGGAAATTTGATCCCATTTGCTGTAAATAACGAGAACGCAAGAGTAGTTGGCATCGACCTTAGCGGCGAACAAATAAGGCGTGGTAAAGAGATCGTAAAAGAGATAGGACTACAAAATTTAGAGCTAATTCACGGCGATATCTGTGAATTTAAAAGTGATGAGAAATTTGACTACATCATCGCTCACGGCGTCTTTAGCTGGGTACCTGACTTTGTAAAAGATGCTATTTTAAGAGTCGTAAGAGAAAATTTAAGCCAAAACGGCGTGGCGTTTATCTCTTATAACACATACCCAGGCTGGAAGATAAAAGATGTCGTGCGTGATCTTATGCTGCTTGCCGCAAAAGACAAAGATAGCACTGAAGAGAGGCTAAAGGCAGCCAAAGAGGCACTTTTAATCTTTAAGGAAATTTTACTAGCCAAAGACAATGAAATATACGAGAAACAAATACCTCTCAAGGTACTTCTTTTTTGGATAGATAATATTCTTAGTAAAAGCGATTTTTACGTAGCTCATGAGTTTTTAGAAGAGATAAACGATCCATTTTACTTTAAAGACTTTAACGCCATGCTGGCTAAAAACGATCTTGCCTATCTTTGCGAATACGGACTTGAAGACCTTTTTGTGCCAGATCTTGGCATAGAGCATGTAGATAACTACAAAGATAGCAAATTTAAAGATAGGATCGATCTAGAGCAGTTTATGGATATACTTAGCAATAAGGTCTTTAGGCAAAGTCTCATCGTGCATGCTAAGGCTTATGAGAGCGTGGCTAATAAACAAATAGGACCAAGCGATGTAAATAAAATTCACGTCGTAGCCGACTTTGTAAAAAAAGATGATGGCTGGCATGATAAATTTTCTCTTATGCCTCAAGATATATCTTGGCTTTGCGAGGTCTTTTATAAGATGTATCCAGCAAGCATAAATCTCTCTCAAATTTTAGAGATTTTGCCAGAAGATAAGCTCATGGTTTATAGCGCTTTTGTAAGACTTTTAACTAACTCAGCAAGCGCGATGATAGTTAAAGATGAGCTAAAAGATATAGAGTATGCTCCAAATCACTCAAGGCTAAAGGCAAATTTAACCGGCTATATAAAGTACTTTTTAAACCACAAAGATAACGCAGACATTACCTTTGCAAACAAATTTGGTCTTACAGAACGTCTTGACAGGCTTGATTACTATATATTTTTACTACTTGATGGTAAAAATACTTTAGAAGAAATAACAGCTAAGAGTTTAAAATTTATAAAAGAAAACAGCATAAAAATATCTGATAAAAATGGCAAAGAGCTTAAAAATGACAAATTAGTCGCTCACTTAAAGGGCTACATCGTAGGCACAGCAAAGATAGCTAGCATGCTCTATCTGCTTGAGGAAATTTAA